The genomic region TAAGAGGAATAGAAAGGAGTTCCTGGTGAGCAACTGACGGGACAAATACATTAGCAACAGACATATTATAGTAAGGTGCAGTCACTAGTCACAATTTCAAAAGGCTTCATAAGAATCTCAACCAGGCTCGTTGTACTCACTGTGGGGCGTAGGTCATGGAAAGGCAGACAAAGTAGCCACTGGACACAGAGAAGACAGCCATGATGGTAGTGAAAAGAGCATCGTGGGAAAAGTAGACAGGAAGGAATTTGCGAGGCTGGACGTTGCAGAGCATCAGCAGAGGGATGAACACCACCCTGGAGACAACCAGTGCTGGGAACAGACGAGACTCTTTACGAGGCTGCAGAGTAGAGGGGAAGGATCCGTTTATCCGAGGGGTGAAGAAGGTGTGCGGGAATATGAgatgacatgaaaaaaaaaaaaggacaggagaaaaacagcagctctcacAGGACACATTAAACTGTCCACAGTGTAAACAACAGCAGCCATTCCTGTGTGTACAACTGGAAATAAGCTTGCAATTTAATAACCTGTGGGGGGGGGTGGATGAAAAATAAAGTGGGAGCTGAGAAACCATAGCTGTGTGGGAGAGATGGGACCATCTGGCACCGTAAAAAACTGCAACAATGTGGTTTCAGAGATACCTCCCAGTAAATGTTGCttatattcattttattgttgcagtGAAGGACAAATGAGGAAAGTGTACACAGTGGGGCGGGTCAGTGGGACGATAAACAGTAAAAGTATCAGGAATGAATGCATCAAAAGTGCAATTCTATACATGCTGGGCTGACACGGAGCCAGCACCTTTGTGGGACCTTCACAAAAACAACCATATAACACAGTGACGTGTCATTCCAAACAACTGTGCTGTGATGCATCTAAGAGATGTTCAAGAGGCTTTAGAGAGAAGGAAGGGATACATGGCAACAGGGTTTCCGAACTAAACAATGATGTGGACTCGAATATTGTAACTGGGAGATTCTAAAGTAATGTGAGATCAGCTGTAACTGTATCAAGTTGGTAGTGATCAATGCAGGAGGAATAAAATAAGTAGTTAAAAGTGCAAAAGCAGAATTAATACTTGTGACAACTGAGCTATTTAGGCTCCTGCAACTTTAAGTCAACTCCAGCAGTCTGGTTTAGCTGGTTAGTTATTACACTGTCAGTAGATGCAgaacacacaataaaaagtgTCATATACTCACCCAGCGAACCAGTGTGGTGATGGTGCGGCCGAGCCAGTCGTTGATGTTGAACATCAAGAAGCAGCACGCTGAGATAAAGAAGCGCTCTGATGAAAGAGTTTAAAGAAGAGAATCAGGAAGAGGAGGATCAGTCTGCAGCACACGGGGGTACATGCACTGTATAGATGTAAACATTTCACAGGTGTTTAGAAACTCCAGCAGGGATCACTGGGAATTAATCATACCCCATTTTCCTGGAAACGCTGTTCTGAcatcagcagtgacagcagGGAAAACAGACAGAGTGACTGTGAACACAAACGTCACACAGAACGCCATCACCCAGATCTGTAAATGAAAAGGATACACATAACAAGACAAATGATTTAGTGACACGGATTAATTTATCCGTGACACATCACATCTTTCTATCTTCATACAGTATGAGTGTGATATCAAACCTGCGTGTTTACCTTTTTGAAGACCTCAAAGACGGAGGCTTTGGTTTGTGCCTTGTCATCCTGCTCCAGTGATAGGAAGGCCTGCTTAGTCCCATCTGAACTGGACTCCACCTCAACCTCATCAGGAGGACTGCTGCCCTTGGTTGTGCTGCTGGTCACTGAGCCGTTAGCGTGGCCGTTCAGCTTGCCATTCTCTGCCGGGCTGTTCTCTGCAATTAATTATATTGACATAATACAGCCACTGTTTGATCTACAGATTCAAAAGCTTTATTGAAATGATTCTACTATGACAGCTGTTTTAGGGATTTACAAGTTAGAGCACATCTCTTTCAGCATTCTAAGACAGAACAGAGTCTGTGTGAGTGTAACAAGCTCCGTCTTTGTCTGGCTGCTGCTGGGACTCTGGGCTGATAAATAGGGTCAACTCCCTTAACAAGATAATGTTCCACTGAATTGATTTCATTCTACCAGACTGTGAAGGACAGAAGTGTTAACTGagtggaaaagcaaacagagTGTGACATAAATGGTTGATGATCCTAATTCTACTGATGTTCAAAGTCCTCTCTTTCCAACTGGGTGACAGCGTGAAATGACAGTGTCCATGTGGAGACAAATGACATTAATTCAGAGAGTGTGGAAGGGGTTTGTTAAAGCCAGGCTCTCACCTGTCAGCAGCTCCTCAGTAGGGCCTGCTTCATACTTGCTGCTTTTGTTCAAATAGTGCTGAGCAAACTTCTGCATGGAAACAACAGACAGCACAAATTAGCCCGTACAGGTTATGGATAGTACATGTTTAGAGGATGAGGTCAGTGGCATTCCAGTAAAGTATGTGTAACATTTCTCTGACCAATTCTGACAATAGCGAACAATTCAGTGCAGTTTATTACGTTCTCATCCCCTCTGAGACTTTAGTTTTACACTAGAGTTGTCATGTTCCGACatgttgatttcattttccCACTATCTAAAATCTCACTATCTAAAGCAAACACTAAGATATCGTATTTCAGTCTCCAATATTCTTATCTCTCTCTGCAATCAGTGTCGCAACAGCGTGGAATCAGCGTTCAGGGGTCAGCACTGAGACAGATACTAGAGTTAAGGTGAAGCTAAGTGGATTGAGCAGAGCAGGGAGCTCACTGACCAGGCGAGGCAGCAGCAGGTAGCTGAAGAGTGTGACCAGCGTCCCCACACATGGTGTGATGAAGTAACCCAGTGCTGCTGACTCCGAGTCTGCATCACCTGAGTGACGAGCACAAGAAATACAAGTTACAGAGGAATTTTGGGAGAAATTTGATCTATGACGTCACTGTTCAAACACAGTCCACTGaaacagaacacactgtgttgtGCATGTAATTTGACTAGCTCTCCATTTGTTTTGAATGCGCTCTGCTACTAGGCAACTGGGGATTGAGCAcccagctgtgttttgtgtgcatgtgggtggCTCACTGGCTATGGCTAGCAGCATGGCGACAGCAGCGAAGGTCCCAGCGAGGCCCTGGCCACTCATGAAGACGGTGCTGTACTTCTGTGGCAGCAGGCCCACCAGGCCAAACAGGCTGCCCTGCAGCACGGCACCGAACGCTGCGGAGAGGGAGAGGCCTTTCATTCAACACTTCACTGCACCGAGCCTCTCCTTCCTTCAGgttttcactcacacactcacttacAGTTGATGAACCAGATGGTAGCCATGGTAACTGAGAAGAAGTGGTCTTGCTCCATGGGCACTTTGACCAGCACTGctgtgaggatgaagagcagcagGATAAAAACGAGGCTACCAGCGATGCGCACCGCCTCTGATATCCTAGAACACAACAAATCAACACAAGTGATTTAATTGACAACACACTGATTTCTAATGCACATTATGGGAGAACTGACGACCTCCTACATTCACAAACACCTGTGACTGACCTCTGGTAGAGGAATGAGTTGAGCAGTGTGAACACCAGCAGGGGCAGCTGGGATAACAGGGTCATCCAGTTGTTGAATTGGTACTCTTCACGGACCTCCTCTGTGTCGTTGTTCGATTGTGTTGCCAGGCGGCCTTGGAAATACTTCAAATCAGGAGGAATGTTAGATTATCACCTTTTCACATTAAGCTAGATCAATAAATAACACATACATAAAACCAATCAACCAACACAGCTTTATTCACACACATAACTCAAAATGACTCTCAGAATCCACTGGTCATAAAAATCAGCAGGATACACTACTCACACTACTGAATTTAAAGCTGCGCTAAtcacatttataataataatataactgcAGGAGTAGAAAGAGAGTGAGTGTGGTGGCCAATCCTGACCCAAGCCGACACTGCAATTATGCTCTTCACTTACAAACTAAATACGTTGCCTAGTGCTTCCTCAAGTGggatttttgttattttttaattgtgtgtataatcctgtatacagttatattctgtaagctCTTAAAccttacaatgtaaagtgccttgattTGACATCTGTTATTATTTGGTGCtatgtaaataaactgaatgaaacTACGTGATCAAACTTGACTCAAACACATTGATGATTtccaatttttttgttttttttacagacagGTTCTGCTGGGTTTAGTTCAGATCTCCACCCTCTAATTCTAAAGTACTGACAAAGATGATAAAGGCAGATATAAACCTCCTGTGAGGAGTCAGTAAACAAAGGGTAATAAAACTTTCAATCTATAACGTGTCATGCTTCACTAGCAGCCAggaaacaaaatatttacagcCAGATTTTCATAATAGCCAACAGGCTACTGAAGATAACAAAAGGCAATGCTACAATAATACTGCTCTCATTTGACGTGTTGCTTGAGTCCTTCTGAAGCCCCTGACTCTCTTACAGCTCCTATCATCTTCTATCAgcacacagctgaaaatagcTCTGACTGTCAAAGAATCATAGCGTCTAGAGCACTGGAAAACAAGGCTTCACTTAAAGACATGAACACGTGTGGTGATCCACATGGTTTTTCAGTCATGTGATAAGACTAGGGTGACTTATGGGTCCCTGCAGGTCGTGACATTTTAACACCCTACTGCCAGAGAGCAAAACATGCAAGACCATCAGCAAATCACGCTGCTACATAATACCAATGTACCTAATCCACGCTGTCATGTATGCTTACTTCAGATGTTCATATAAACTGCTTATTAACCACAAGACCAGTGTTTTCCATCAAGCGTGAGATTGGAACTTTAAGAAGTTTAAGCAGTCATTCAACCAAAGCTTCTTTGTTATCATTTTAGAGAAGTGCTTTTATGCTGATGTCCTGAGTCACATCAACTGTCTTTGAGTCATGTTTTTACCAGTGAAGCAGTCATGAAGAAGTTCCATGGTAGCAGGGTGCCCAGGCCCAGAATGAAGAAAATGATCCCCACCAAGCAGCCGCTACAGACGGGAAACAAGAGTTTTCAGTGCTTTGCCACAGATCATAGATTGTTAGCATCAGGTAATATTCACTGTCAGGATCATTTGTAATggaaagaaaagcttttaaCTCTAACATGATTCTgtctgcaacaaaacacacaaacggTGGTCGAGACCAAAACTGTTTCAGAGAAATTGTGGTTGAATGCAAACAGTGAGAAGTGAGAGtgtcttgtttctgtgtgattCCAACTCACCGGTCCTGAGGAGCATCAGCTTGACCCTTCATCCTGATGTAGGAGGTTCTGATGAAGCTGTGAGGGCaacaggagagaagaaaggtcaGACACATCTTCACTGACGAACTAGCTTGTGGTTTGTTTTCCCACAAACTCTCCTGTCAAGGTTTCTACTACTTAAAAACACAGGATTCCATTCTGGCGAGGAGTTGTAAGGGGCTGACCGAGTTAATCCCCCCTCAGGCAAGTTCTATAGCACAGGGGTGTGACATGTGTCTGGGTAATAATACCTCTCCTATGTAACACAGACCTGTGACAAAGAGAATGTACTTAATTATCGTACAACTTGTATTTTATGTGCATAAGGCAGTAGGAAGAGCAGGAATGTATACAGCAAATCAGATGTTCTGCCAGTCCAGTTTTAATGAGCCTTTGAGGTTCTGGCACTGGCATACAAACCATGTCACTCTCTAATTGTAGAGTTTTTAAGAAGTACACTCCCTGTGTATTgacaaatacagtaatacaaaaCAGAGCTGCATCTCTGACCAAATCCTAGTGTTGCCACTGGCTGCTCAGCATATTTGTGGACCAATCTGAACACATAATGAAGCTTGActcatgttttggttttttttataCCTCGTCCAATCTGCACCAGTTCCTAAAATATAGCTAAAACTCAAACAGGTAAGGCCAGCTGTGAAGGAGGATGTAGACCATATTAGCACAAAGGTTTTGAGTTTCCATCGGTCAGCATTAAGACTGCTTCCCTAAATGTGCTAATTGACACTTTACCCTTTAACAACACAAACCAgttgcaacacaaacacaaaggcagATGCGTCATTCTAGGAAGACAGCAAtacagcatatactgtacaaatcTGTTGGAGTCTGTTGAGTCAACATCCCACTCATGGATATTCTCCAGGGTTAACAGGTTTTGCTTATTAAGTTATGGTAAAAAGGTAAAAgctgatgttcagttgcagtACACTGTGTCCATCTGCATCTCAGAGAGGTAGAACTCTCCTTAACTGGACATGGTTTTCAAAGTCTGTCGGCCTGTAAATCAGCTTGGTTAAAAGTTATTACAGTCTAACTGGAAAGTATTTTTAAGGCAGCTGTGAACTAATAAAAATGTGCTGGTAAATCATGGACAACTGAAATGATGTGGACATCCAggttattaaaaatgtgtttgtgttttatttcatcaaaCAACTTATGAAATAGAATAATAAACAGGAGGGGAGTGAGTCCAAATGCaattcagataaaactgacCGCATGCTGTTTCGAAGCTTTGCTGTTATAGCTTTGTTCCTCTGACTCGAATGACAGGAAGgcagcattaaaataattcatatcGCCCGGTCCTTTGTACAGTGTTGTGTACAGAAACAGTTTGTATGCATCTTAACAGAGCTCTAACTTAGAAACTGGTCAAACAACTTGGCGGGGGTTTCATTGTTGCCTTTGTATCATGAACATGCTGAAAGCAACATGTGAAGCACGTTCAGAGGTTGTTCAAGGTCAGGGATCAAAGCGGCACCTAACAGAGTCATAAATGTTCAGCACAGGTCCCCTGTGTCAACATGAATGTCAACACTACAGTTAGACTTCTGTGTAGAGCTGTGGCGTCACTGATTTTCATGCCTAGACAACAAACCTTTGTTGGCTGTCAAAAGATTACAAACGTCAGAaaaaatgttgtcttttttttttttttatctcagttCTCTGCAACACTGAGACGAGTTTAGGTGAATAATggaaacagagaaatgtgtcaaaAAGGAAACTGGCAGAGAAATGTTCCCCTTTCAGCAGATAAATAAGGAAACAGCCTCCCGGTGAAGCTAGGGAAGCTCGAACATTAAAGTAAAGCAACAATGCAAAACGTATTCTTGAGTGAAAGAGGGGGCTTGAACTTTCTGGTCCTTTTCTCTCGCTCTTTCAGCTATAAAATGTCCAGTGTAGACAGAATAAGTGTTGTTGCATATGAAAGACAGCACTgagacaaatgtaaaaaacatttacacaaagaaATGTCACACTTAAAATGACATTTGGTTAATCCGCATATTCAGTTAGTGTGAGAATACCACTGCTCCAGACCAGGCAGAGGTTGTGGGCAGGCATGAAAATGTAAGTGGGACAAACAGCTGCCAAAATACAAGGCTGAAGGGATATGCTGAAATACCagtattatgtgtgtgtgtgtcttttaattAAGGAATTAAGGAAAAACACCACCCTTTGTTCCAGAACATCCAACTACTTAACTTGGATCTTGTTCAATCCTCTCTAATTTATGCTTTCCAATATGCCTGCTTTCACTTGTACTaagcaaaacacacaaccaGCTGCCCCTGCCCCCtgcccccacacacacacacacacacacacacacacacacacacacacacacacacacacaaatcaatatATCGTAGCAATATCTTTCTCCCACTGATAACTCCACTCTCAGACACACTAAATCCCTCTACGTTAAATAGTACATGGATTATAGGGTTGTGAAATACATAGGAAATACAGAATGAGATGCTGTGCCATCTTCTGCCAGTACTAATCTCTTATTACCTATTAACCCTGAAAAAGTCCTATCCAAGAAGGATCCTTCCCAGCTGCATCACTAAGACTAATGGTGCTTTCAGTAATCCAGACCCCACTGACCAGAATGCAGCTAAAATCAATACCAGCAAAGTACATATACACAGGCCTCACcatattcaaataaacaacCTGATCTTTAAAATCAACTCATAACTGAGTGCTATGTACGTGTAGGTAGAAACAGGTGTACTGCAGTAGAAATAAATACCGTTTAGACAGGTTCATACTACAGGTTCACATATACTGTGAGTGGTAACGTTAATGTAATGGGCAGCAGAGACACATGCTGACAGCAGTATTGGGACATCATTACTGAAGCATATGCcgtaagaacattttaaatggtcaaataaataaatatatatatatatatatatatatatatatatatatatatatatatatatatatatatatatatatatatatatatatatatatatatatatatatatatatatatatatatatatatattcgtgtgtgtgtaagaattgtatttattaagGATGCAGTACTGAGCTGGACACGATACACCTGTTCCTTACTGAGAGGATAACAGATCGAAAATAAGcaaatgtattatgtattattaataaatattaaactccCAATTagctatttatttaaatgtaactaTGGTGTGGACTTATCACAGTTAGCTAAACAGCGTTAAGTTAGTTAACAACAGTGATAGTTGTCAGTGGTCAGTGGGGAACAGAGGCAGAAAGCTGAGCTGCAGTTTCATCAGCACCTCGACAgtaaacagctgtaaacagctgtaaacagCAGTTCTCTGGAATAAAGTCTGCGAGCAACATCTTTTATTGAGTCCCGGCACAAAGCTACGAGTTAGCTTCTACCACTGCTGTGTCGTGGTGCTAGCTAATGACAGACTTACCTTGGAAAACCGTTGGTCCTGTCACTGGGTTCTCATAGTGTTCCTACCGGTAAAACCAAACAAGTATGATTTCAAAGTCTTCCAAAACGCTTCCGTGACAAATAAATTAATCGCTAGGCCTATTCGCCGTCCGCACACACGTGTTGTTTTCCATACGGTGTTTCATCGTGAGCTGCAGCGGCTCAGTGGAACATGATGCTGTGACACAAACACTTCCGGTACACGTTCGACGTATAGTCAGCGTGTGTTTGACTGTATGAGGCGGAGCAACCTGAATAAAGTCCATGATACAGGagcaaatcaaatcaaatagatatgtttatttatttagtagcTTATGATGTTTTCCAGGTGActgataaaaatgtatatatatatttttttttcatttcaattacTCAGTCATAAGTCATTTCTTGTATGTAAACATCCTCAGCGACTTCAGCTACATTTCAACTACTGCTGGAAGACTCAGGTCAAAGCCTGTGTTTATTCTGGACTGGAACTCCAGGACCACACCCATGATTTACTGTGGCGCTGCATATTCCCAAATAAAATCTAGATTTAATCAGCTCATTCCAGTTGACACATGCAAGAAGCTTTCACAGGCTGCTGGAGTTCAGGCCTTCCCCCCAGGGCAGTCCCTCACTTTTCCTGGCAATCCAGCCTTAGAAttaacaggagagaaaaaaagatttaacaAGTGTTTGCGACAAGTGCACTGAACCGTCACGCCAAAGGAGCTCAATTAAATTAACAGAACACCAGCTAAGTCAAGTCATATTTCAAGTTTTGGTCTGTGACAAACTAGTTAAAAAGAAAGTAGCACTGGAGAGCTAGTCTAATAAACAGGTAttacatgaaataaatgaactTAAATCAACACTGTGATGCCTCCCGCAGACTGTTCTGAGAAATACAGTGCTCTGAAAaaggtgtttctttttattgccTGTTTATCACACTTGAATAATTCAGATCATCAACCAAGGCTATCCAAACCTTCCTGGTCTGGAGAACATTTTGAAGGGAGCTGAACCTTCCCAGGAGTGGCCTGCCTGCCAAGTTTACTCCAAGAGAACAGTGACTTATTTAGGAGATCAtaaaagaacccagaacaacatccaaagaactgcaggcctcaCTTGCCTCATTTTAGATCAATACTCACGACTGGGCAAAAATGCCATCCATCCAAAAGTTGAACTATTTGGATGGCGTGCTCCCAgttacatctggtgtaaaactAACACAGCATTTTATAAAAAGAGCATAAGGTGAAGGTAGAGGGGGCTAAGGCCAAACAAAGAGCATATGAGAACTTGTGTGCTAAGTTGGACAGtagggagggagaggtggatttGTACAGGTTGGTGAGGCAAAGAGATAGAGATGAGAAGGATGTACAGCAGGTTATGATTGAAGATAGGGATGGAAATGTATTGACAGGTACCAGGAGTGGgatgggaagatggaaggagtactttgaagagttgatgaatgaggaaaattaAAGAGAATAAAGAGTAGAAGAGGCAactgttgtggagcaggaagtagcaaagattaataagagtgaagtgaggaagatgaagagtggaaaggcagtTGGCGTTTCCGACCTTGAGGACTGGTTTAAATTTTTAAGAACAAGGGAGATCTGCAGAGCTGtggcaactacagaggaataataCTGATGAGACATACAATGAGATTGTTGACCTTATTCCAGTCACTGTGCAGGCTGTTTGTCCAGCCGCCTTCCATTCTCC from Anabas testudineus chromosome 18, fAnaTes1.2, whole genome shotgun sequence harbors:
- the LOC113157312 gene encoding equilibrative nucleoside transporter 2, whose protein sequence is MKGQADAPQDRGCLVGIIFFILGLGTLLPWNFFMTASLYFQGRLATQSNNDTEEVREEYQFNNWMTLLSQLPLLVFTLLNSFLYQRISEAVRIAGSLVFILLLFILTAVLVKVPMEQDHFFSVTMATIWFINSFGAVLQGSLFGLVGLLPQKYSTVFMSGQGLAGTFAAVAMLLAIASDADSESAALGYFITPCVGTLVTLFSYLLLPRLKFAQHYLNKSSKYEAGPTEELLTENSPAENGKLNGHANGSVTSSTTKGSSPPDEVEVESSSDGTKQAFLSLEQDDKAQTKASVFEVFKKIWVMAFCVTFVFTVTLSVFPAVTADVRTAFPGKWERFFISACCFLMFNINDWLGRTITTLVRWPRKESRLFPALVVSRVVFIPLLMLCNVQPRKFLPVYFSHDALFTTIMAVFSVSSGYFVCLSMTYAPQLVEPKDAETAGALMTFFLALGLSIGAALSFPLRALV